One Salvia splendens isolate huo1 chromosome 12, SspV2, whole genome shotgun sequence genomic window carries:
- the LOC121757787 gene encoding uncharacterized protein LOC121757787 — translation MPSEDRVMEKAPEEEELVEEVETETVQITSPPKENVVPTLHTPPAAHTPIDVRIPYPQRVQKKKTDAQFSRFLDIFRNVQINIPLVEALQQMPSYAKFMKDVVSNKRRWTEYETVNLTESCSAIIQKKLPAKLRDPGSFTISCIVGDCQEGRALCDLGASINLMFYSFFQKMKIGVLYITADG, via the coding sequence ATGCCATCAGAGGACAGAGTAATGGAAAAGGCACCGGAAGAGGAGGAGTTAGTCGAGGAAGTTGAGACCGAGACAGTACAGATTACTTCCCCACCTAAGGAGAACGTGGTTCCAACTCTACATACACCACCTGCAGCTCACACTCCCATTGACGTGAGGATTCCCTATCCTCAACGTgtgcagaagaagaagacagatGCACAGTTCTCGAGGTTCTTGGATATATTTAGGAATGTGCAGATAAACATCCCATTGGTGGAGGCACTACAGCAGATGCCCAGCTATGCCAAGTTTATGAAGGATGTGGTTTCCAACAAGAGGAGATGGACGGAGTATGAGACGGTGAATTTGACTGAAAGCTGCAGCGCCATTATTCAGAAGAAGCTGCCAGCTAAACTGAGGGATCCGGGAAGTTTTACCATCTCTTGCATAGTGGGAGATTGTCAAGAAGGGAGAGCTCTATGTGATCTGGGGGCGAGTATCAATCTGatgttttattctttcttccaGAAAATGAAGATTGGAGTGCTCTATATCACTGCAGATGGCTGA